Below is a genomic region from Vitis riparia cultivar Riparia Gloire de Montpellier isolate 1030 chromosome 5, EGFV_Vit.rip_1.0, whole genome shotgun sequence.
GCATGCTTGGTTACAAGCCAAGCGATACTCCTATCAAGGCAAGAAAAAGGACGGAAAGCGACGGAAAACCCGTGGATGGAGAGAGATATCAGCGACTAGTAGGTAGACTGATCTACCTTTCTCACACTAGACCAGACATTGCTTTCGCCATAAGTGTGGTTAGCCAGTCGCATTCACCAAAGGAAAGTCACCTGGAAGCAGTGTATAAGATCCTCAGATATCTAAAGGGTTCTCCAGGGAGAGGACTATTCTTTAAGAAGGGTGACAGTAAGAAGGTAGAGATCTatacagatgcagattgggcagaATCAGCAGAAGACAAAAGGTCTACTGTCGGATATTGTACCTATGTCTAGGGGAATCtagtaacatggagaagtaagaagcagagtgtAGTAGCCAGAAGCAGTGCTGAGGCTGAATTCAGAGTAGTTGCACAAGGTATGTGTGAAGGACTATGGTTGCAGAAACTATTGGAAGAACTACACATTACAGTAGAACTCCTCATCAAACTCTATTGCGACAACAAAACCgccattattatttttcattatcctGTTCAACACGACAAGACCAAATATATAGAAGTGGATAGATACTTTATAAAGGAGAAAATTGAGAAGGGGACTATTTGCATGACTTATACCCCTACAAGGGAACAATTGGCAGATATATTCACCAAGGGATTACATAAATCAAGCTTTGAAGATTTTATTTGCAAGTTGGACATGATTAATATCTATGATCCAACTTGGGGGGGAGTGTGGAAATCTGGTATGATTTGTAGGATATTGTGATTGAGGCCCCAATTGTGGTAGATATTGTGGTGATTtgtgtgattttattttttccatatttttatttttgtttccataTTTTTCTCTCTGTGTACATGTTAAATAGAAACCTGATTATGTAAAAACATACGATTGAATATACATTTCAATTATTCTTAGTTTCTTCACTTTTGAATGATGATTATTCCACAAAAGAGGCCTAGGGTTTTGGCTTATTGCATAAAGCTTCTCCCTATTAAGTTGCTGTCATCAAGTTTCATATCTGCTCCTCTTTTGACTTTGAGACTCAGAGATATCATGTCAATGACCTTGTCAAGTTCCATGTTACTTGGTGATTTTACATTCCTGTGGTATCACTTTTACTGGGTTCTAAATGATGAATTCTCTGCAAGATATGCCTTGGGGTTTAGTGATGGGGTTGTATGCCCAAGCCAACCCTTAGATGCCAATTTTGATGGGCAAGCAAATTATGAAACTGACTTCCATGTTCCTCAAGCACATTTTATTtatcaagcaaaaaaaaaaaaaatgttcctcGAGCACATTTTGACCACATCATGAGGTTGGACATTCTATGTTCAATTCATTCTGTTAATTGATGATGGTTCCATTCAACAAAAGAATTAAGGGTGACCTCTATGTGATAACTTTTAGATTCCCTTATACTTGCGTATGGCCTGGTCTTCAGTTACACTGTTTTCTTTCCTGAAGCCAGGTATATCAGATGctcttttttgtaaatttacTCAACAGTAAAGCAACTGAATTTAAGCTCATCAATTTGATGGAAGTTTAGCAGAGCTCGAGAAAGTATTTGAGATTGCAGTCAGAGGATCAGATGATGAGAAGATATCTGCTGCTACTATCCTTTGTGGAGCCTCTTTGATTCGGGGCTGGAATATACAGGTATGAGGCAAATGTTTTTACACttgaatggaatttttaaatctttgataCCTAATTCCACCAGGCAATATTCATAAATGCCTGTGTATTTATTTAAATCTCCAACCCAAAACTCATCCTTATCCATTGtttaaagatttatttattttttgcagaCTACCCATCTGCCCTAAATATGTAATTACGTTCTAGTCTGCATGCTTGCAGGAACACATTGTTCATTTCATTACTAGATTACTTTCTCCACCAGTTCCAGCAGATTATTCTGGGAGTGACAGCCATTTGATAGCTTATGCTCCAATGCTGAACATACTTCTTGTTGGAATAGCTTCTGTTGATTGTGTCCAGATTTTCTCATTACATGGCTTGGTATGTTAAGCTTCTACTGACCAAACATCTACTATGctgatagagaaaaaaattttagtTGGTTTGACCAGATACTTTGATGAACAATGGTATTTCCTGCATAGTTCATGTTTTGTCAGCTAATCTGTGAGGTTTTTCTGCCATGCTTTCCAGGTCCCTCATCTAGCTGGTTCATTGATGCCAATCTGTGAAGTTTTTGGGTCATGTGTGCCCAATGTCTCATGGACACTCACAACAGGGGAAGAAATCAATGCCCATGCTATCTTTTCAAATGCATTTACTCTTCTTCTAAAGCTATGGAGGTTTAATCATCCACCTCTCGAACATGGTGTGGGGGATGTACCCCCAGTTGGATCCCAACTAACTCCTGAATACCTCCTATTAGTTCGAAACTCCCACCTAGTATCTTCTGGAACTATCCACAATCGAAATAAAACAAGATTCTCAGGTGTTGCAAGTTCATCATCTGAACAACCCATATTTTTGGACTCATTTCCAAAACTAAAAGTCTGGTATCGACAGCATCAAGCATGTATAGCTTCAACCCTCTCAGGTCTTGTTCATGGAACACCTGTTCATCAGATTGTTGATGGGCTTCTCAACATGATGTTCAGAAAAATTAATAGAGGGAGTCAGTCATTGTCTTCTGTAACTTCTGGAAGTAGTAGTTCATCTGGACCTGGAAGTGACGATCCTTTAAGACCTAAATTACCTGCATGGGATATCCTGGAAGTTGTACCTTTTGTGGTTGATGCTGCTTTAACAGCCTGTGCCCATGGAAGGCTGTCTCCTCGTGAACTGGCTACAGGTCAGTCTGGtgtctcatttcattttttgtgaTTGTTGTGATCTAAATCCACATTCAGAGGGAGACACcacatggattttttttcctttctaataAAGTTCACCTGAGAGTTCCTGGCAGACGATTAAAAGTCAGTCCAACAGGGTACCTAAGATATTTTCTGACATTGTAATTTGATTGAATTGGGAAcccaagaaaataagaaaagtttcCAGTGTGGTTCAATGTGGTCCCCGATCCTAAAGAAACCATCACTAATTGTCATGGCTTATTTCATGTATATATGtgtaataatttgaaaatttcactGTTTCAGGGCTTAAAGATTTAGCTGATTTTCTTCCTGCATCTTTAGCAACCATTATAAGTTACTTCTCGGCTGAAGTAACACGAGGTGTCTGGAATCCAGTTTTTATGAATGGAACAGATTGGCCAAGCCCTGCTGCAAATCTGTCTAATGTTGAGGAACAGATCAGGAAAATCCTAGCTGCCACTGGTGTTGATGTCCCAAGCCTTGCTGCAGGTTTTCTCTTGTGACCATTACAAGTTCTTAATGCttctatttgttttatgaaattGCATGCTTTGAAGGAAAAAGAACCAAAGGGCCCTACCCCAACCCACCCCACCCCATAGGCAGCATCTTGGACTTACTGTTCTAGTGAATGGTGCCTTAAGTGGGGAGCCTTGAAAGTATGGATAAATACACTTGGTTCACCCTTTATTTTGAGCTGAAGCATTGTCTGTAGATAATCCTCTTTAAATGTTGTCAGGGAGAGGTTTTGGCTGTCAAAATGGCATGAATTAGAATGATTACTGTTCTGTTGTTAGATGATAGTTATTCATTATTATGACTGAAACTCGTATTTCTGCAGGAGGAAACTCTCCAGCTACCCTGCCACTGCCCTTGGCTGCTTTTGCTAGCCTCACCATAACCTATAAGATTGACAGAGCCTCACAGCGCTTTCTGAATCTGGCTGGCCCAGCCCTGGAGGCACTTGCTGCAGATTGCCCATGGCCTTGTATGCCAATTGTAGCTTCCCTATGGACCCAAAAGGCAAAGCGCTGGAGTGACTTCCTCGTCTTTTCTGCTTCTCGTACAGTCTTTCTCCACAACAGCGATGCAGTGGTACAGCTTCTCAAAAGCTGCTTCACTGCCACACTTGGCCTGAAAACCACTCCTATATCAAGCAATGGTGGTGTGGGAGCCCTTCTTGGCCATGGATTTGGATCTCATTTTTGTGGTGGGATTTCTCCAGTTGCCCCAGGGATTCTATATCTACGTGCCTACCGGTCTATCAGAGATGTAGTCTTCATGGCAGAAGAGATTGTCTCCCTCTTGATGCATTTTGTGAGAGAAATAGCAAGTAGTCAGCTTTCTGGAGAGAGATCAGAGAAGCTGAAGAAGGCTaagaatgaaatgaaatatggcCAAATTTCACTTGGAGCAGCACTGGCAAGAGTGAAGCTCATTGCTTCACTTGCAGCTTCTTTAGTATGGCTCTCTGGTGGCTTGGGTCTGGTTCAGTCATTGATAAAAGAAACTCTGCCATCTTGGTTTATATCCGTCCACAGGTCTGAACAAGAAGAAGGGTCAGGAGGAATGGTTGCAATGCTTGGGGGGTATGCACTTGCATACTTCACAGTGCTTTGTGGAGCTTTTGTGTGGGGTGTGGACTCATCATCGTCAGCATCAAAGCGACGTCCAAAAATCCTTGGGAGCCATATGGAATTCCTTGCGAGTGCCCTTGATGGGAACATATCACTGGGTTGTGATTGTGCCACTTGGCGTGCATATGTGTCAGGGTTTGTAAGCCTGATGGTTGGTTGCACTCCAACCTGGGTCCTGGAGGTTGACGTCAATGTATTGAAGAGACTAAGCAAGGGGCTAAGGCAGTGGAATGAAGAAGAGCTTGCTCTGGCTTTGCTGGGGATTGGTGGGGTTGGTACAATGGCTGCAGCCGCTGAACTGATAATTGAAACTGAGATATAATTCTTTTTCAATATATGATGGTAATTGTGCTCCATAGAATATAGTAGTGTTCACTGCCTCTTGTCCAGGAAAATTTGTGCATAAATAAACTTCATTTTGTGATGAAGGTTCTGAATTTTGTTTTAGTGGAAAATTTTCAAGGAATTGTAGTAGCAACTTCTCTgttaaagaaaaaagggaaggTTCAGGTGATGTACTAACATGGAACTTGGAACCATGACCTTGAAGTGGCTGATCTTCAATGAAGTGGATATGCTGGTGAACTCGGACAAGCACTGGAGTTATGAAAGTTGAGTACTGCTGTTAAGAAATAGTAGTTAGATGTGTTGATAATAACTTGCTAACTTGCATTAAGTTTGTTGAACCTGTCAATAGATGTGTTGTTCTCTATTGGAGGTGTTAGTAGTTTGTCTGAGGATTGGTTAGTAATCAGCTCTATGTAAGATATTTGATGTATAAATTACTCGTAGGAATGAAAGTTCATTTCACAgaaaattctttcttgtttctttaGATTCTAGAAATGGCATCAGGGCCAAACTCTCCTCTGAATCaaagttcttttgtttttgcCAGGGCAGCTTCTTCATCCTTCtccaaattgaaattggacAAAAACAGTTTTGTTATTTGGCATAAACAAGTTCTTGCGACTCTTTGCAGGTTTTGACACCTTTTTTGGTAAGAAATCACCTCCACTGAAGTTCTTGGAGCTTGGAGATGAAGCAATTGACAAGATCGATCCGAAGTTCTTGGATTGGGAACAAGTCTCCGGATTCAACTATTACCTTAGTGATCGGGTTGTTGTTTAACTATTTCTTCTTAGGctttatctttcttttgttGTCTTGTTTTGGGCCTTCTTTGTATACCGTCTGTGTACATAGGGAGCGCCCCCTGTTTTTTGGTGTGTTTTTATTCTAATGGTCcactttgtctatcaaaaaaataaataaataaatttaggggAGACCAACCATATCACTACAGATGAAACCCAAGATCAAAGTAGAATTTCTTTAGCCTTGTTCACTAAGGTAGTGCAGGAATTGAAAACTAGCTTGAATAACAGAATAAGAAGTTTGCCTTAAAAGGATCTTGGTGTTGTGGATTATTTCTTGGGCATCTAAGTGAAATACATTGTAGAGGAACTTCACCTTCcacaaacaaaatatattacTGATTTGTTCTGTCAAGCTAAGTTGCAATATTGTAAAGTAGTCAATGCTGTAATGACAAGTGGACTTCGACTTACAACATATGAAAGTGATCTAGTAAACATTGCATAGATATACAAAAGCTTAGTTGGGGTCTTGCAGTATATTAACATCACAAGACCTGAAAATGCTTTCAGCGTTAATAAGATGTGTCAATTCATGCAGTAGTACCCTTTGAAGGCTCATTGGAAAGAAGTTAAAAtaatcttacatttttttttttttgataggtaataaaAGGCTTGCATTAGAAACACCTAAAAGCGATGAAAGCAGTACACACGAAGTATTAAAATATCTAGGTAGAACTTTGGAGCTTGGCTTGCTACCTAGACAATCACCCACTACTCTAGACCTTGTTAGGTTTTGCGATACAAATTGGGCATTAAATTAGGACGGTGCAAGGTACGATGTCTTTATCTAGCTATTGTGTCTATCTAGGACCAAACTTAATTGCTTAGCACTCTAAAATCCAACACAAGGTTTCTAAATCCTCCGTTGAAGCTGAGTAGAAAAGTTAGGTAAATTTAGTTGCAAAAATGTCTTGGATACAAACCTTTTTTTGGTATTACAAGTCAAGCTTACCCAAGTACAATTTTGTGGTAGTGATAATTTAAGCATAGTGATGCTTATGACAAATCCTGTTCTTCATGTAAGGACCAAGTATATAGAACTAGATCTATGTTTGATCGATGAAAAACTTATGCAGAAATAGATAGAGCTGCATCATGTGCCCTCTTTGAAGTTCCAAGTTCCAATCTCCAAGAGGCAAACTCAAAGTAGAAAAACTTATCTTCTATAAGTTTGAGGGGACCTATTAAGGGTAGTAGTTAGTTAGATGTGCTAATAACAACTTGCTAATTTGCATAAAGTTAGTTAACCCTATCAATACACTTATTGTTTCCACATTGGAGGTGTTAGTAGTTTGTTTGAGGATTGGTTGGTACTAAATTATATTCAAGAAGACATCTGATGTGTACTAAattctttctcatttctttaGATTCTTTGAGACAAGGGAATGTCAGGTTCATAATTAAGTAAGCAGGAATTTTAACAGTGTATTAGAACATCATACAACACCGCTGCACCCGGGTGACTTCTTCATTCTCTGACTTTGCATTGCTCTCCTTACCAAAAATGCATCGTCCCACCTCCCTGCATCTGCATATATGTTAGATAGAAGAACCCTTCCTGCCCCATGAGATGTGTCCAACTTTGCCAAATTCTCGGCAGCCTTTTCTCCTATTTCTACGTTCCCATGTGTTCTACAAGCTGCCAACAGCGTACCCCATATCACCACATCTGCCTTCATCGGCATCTTCCTTATCATTTCATCAGCTTCTTTTAACCGCCCAGCTCTACCCAAGAGATCAATCATACAACCATAATGCTTGATGTTGGGTTCTATGTTGTATAAATTCTTCATGCCCTTGAAATACTTCTCCCCAGCGTCCACCAACCCGGCATGGCAGCATGCACTCAATACCCCAATGAATGTGATCGAATTGGGTTTAATTCTGACCCTCTGCAGCTGGGAAAACAGTTTAAGAGACAaatttgcatggccatgcatggctaACCCACATATAATCGCATTCCATGGTGAGACAGAAGAGACCCTGTCCTGGATTTCATAGAACAGTTGTAAGGCAATAGTGATGCTTCCACACTTGGCATACATGTCGATAAGTGCTGCATTCAAATTGTCATTGAGAGGGATGGAGTTGCTAAGAATATATTCATGAGCCCACCTTCCTTCCATCAAAGTGCCCAGAGTGGCAATTGCTGAGAAGACACTTACCATAGTAATCTCATTCGGTTGGACCCCGCCAGCTACCATTTCATGGAAGAGTTGTAAAGCCAAATCAGGCTGCTCATTCTGTGAGTAACCAGAAATCATCGAACTCCATGAAAAAACATCTCTCTcaggcatttcatcaaacaattGCCTTGCTTGCTCaatcattccatttcttacaaATCCTGAAATGAGGGCATTCCATGAAGAGACGTGGTCCTTACTACCCAATTCAAATTGCAGAAAAGCAAGGTCGATTTCACCACAAGCAGCGTAGAAATGAATGATTGTTGCCTGTATAAAATCATAACAATCAAAGCCTGTTCTTACTATTATACCATGAAATTGCTGACCCTCACTCACTGCCATTGACCGTCCACAAGCTGAAATCAAATCCACAATCATGACCTCATTGGGTCCCACCCCAGTTCGAAGCATTGATCGACACATCCTCAAAGCTTCACCCAACCTTTCAATTTGCACATACCCGTCAATTATCGTACCCCACGAAAccacatcttttgcagggatcCTCTCAAACAAATCCCTAGCCAAATCAACAAGCCCTGATTTTGAATACCCATTTAACATCACATTCCAGGTAACTACATTCCGTTCAGGTATTTCATCAAATAGAACCCTGGCATTCCCCAAACTCGAACAAACACAATACATGTGAACCAAGTTAGTTGCAACAATATTCAAGGCTTCAAGGCCCAGTTTGAATGCCAATGCATGAAGCATTCGACAATTCAAAATCCCACCCACATGCGAGTAAGCAGAGATCAAGCTCGCCAATGTCACCTCGTTTGGGATGACACCTGCGAATCTCATGTCCTTAAAAACCCCAATTGCTTCAAGCCAACAATTATTTTGGGCCAAACCCATTACCATAGTAGTGTACGAGACACAACCTTTAATGGGCATTTTCTCGAACAGGTGGCGAGCATTGTCCAACGACCCAGATTTCACATACCCAGCAAGCATAATGTTGCAAGACACCGGATCCAACACCGAGCAAGTGTCAAACAGCGATCGAGCATTGGAAATAAGCCTACATTTCACGTAAAAACTAATCAAactatttttgacaaaaatgttgGAAAGAAGGCCGGATTTGAAGACCAGAGAATGGATTTGCTGGCCTTGGGAAAGGGCTAGGAGGGATGAACATGATTTCAGGGCTGAAACCAAAGTGAGTTCGTAATCGGAGTGTTGGGTGTCCTTGTTCCCATTGAAGAAAGCCCGGAGATGATCTATTGGGTGTGGAGGAAGTTGAGAGGGAGCTGCGGAGACCCATTTCAGATTTGGTATCAAAGACCCAAAGATGAATTTGGGTTTGGGGGATCCGATCATGAGACGTGACCATCAGACCTCTTCGCTTTGATATTTATTCTAATTTCTcgaatgaaaacaaattttcgGAGGTGAACCCATGGCCGCTTTTAGGGTATGTTTGGAAATCaagtaaaaattgaaaatggattCCCATTCTTTGATTAATGCATCGGCTGAAACTGTTTACATCCAccatcttatttaaaaataaaatttacacaTCTAATAATTAAAACATCGTCTCTTCCAACTTTTCGACGCTCCATCGCCCaaaatcctaattttatttctttcctattttctctaattttcttttcttttctttccttcgtTTCCCAATTCCCATTTCCTTCCTTCCCCTTTCCCTCCCCACATccttttccttaaattttattttcatatatatacc
It encodes:
- the LOC117914556 gene encoding pentatricopeptide repeat-containing protein At5g19020, mitochondrial: MIGSPKPKFIFGSLIPNLKWVSAAPSQLPPHPIDHLRAFFNGNKDTQHSDYELTLVSALKSCSSLLALSQGQQIHSLVFKSGLLSNIFVKNSLISFYVKCRLISNARSLFDTCSVLDPVSCNIMLAGYVKSGSLDNARHLFEKMPIKGCVSYTTMVMGLAQNNCWLEAIGVFKDMRFAGVIPNEVTLASLISAYSHVGGILNCRMLHALAFKLGLEALNIVATNLVHMYCVCSSLGNARVLFDEIPERNVVTWNVMLNGYSKSGLVDLARDLFERIPAKDVVSWGTIIDGYVQIERLGEALRMCRSMLRTGVGPNEVMIVDLISACGRSMAVSEGQQFHGIIVRTGFDCYDFIQATIIHFYAACGEIDLAFLQFELGSKDHVSSWNALISGFVRNGMIEQARQLFDEMPERDVFSWSSMISGYSQNEQPDLALQLFHEMVAGGVQPNEITMVSVFSAIATLGTLMEGRWAHEYILSNSIPLNDNLNAALIDMYAKCGSITIALQLFYEIQDRVSSVSPWNAIICGLAMHGHANLSLKLFSQLQRVRIKPNSITFIGVLSACCHAGLVDAGEKYFKGMKNLYNIEPNIKHYGCMIDLLGRAGRLKEADEMIRKMPMKADVVIWGTLLAACRTHGNVEIGEKAAENLAKLDTSHGAGRVLLSNIYADAGRWDDAFLVRRAMQSQRMKKSPGCSGVV
- the LOC117914555 gene encoding mediator of RNA polymerase II transcription subunit 33A isoform X2; translation: MAVSVHTSIWDNILEHTNVAQEKGSDPLLWAVQLLSSLSSAGVSLPSVEVANLLVSHICWGNNVPIAWKFLEKALMIKIVPPMPVLALLSTRVIPSRHSRPTAYRLYLELIKRHAFTLKSLIDGPNYQKDMKFIDSVLHLSLAFGLQASEPGILVVEFIFSMVLMLLDASLDDEGLIELTPEKKSKWANDMEIDSHDDYDEKRTDLHERLQKINTVMAIDLIGQFLQNKATSKILYLARRNMPTHWVVFLQRIQLLGANSSALRNSKVITPEALLHLTSDTCIVLSRKCKSSSLQKFHAVMAFGSLASSAGLCHGASRSALWLPLDLVLEDAMDGSLVSATSAIETITGLIKVLQAINGTTWHDTFLGLWIAALRLVQRERDPIEGPMPRLDTRLCLLLSITTLVVADLIEEEESAPSDETECHPTNHWKEKHVPGKCRKDLVSSLQMLGDYEGLLTPPQSVISAANQAAAKAMMLVSGINVGSAYFEFISMKDMPINCSGNMRHLIVEACIARNLLDTSAYFWPGYVNGRINQIPHSIPPQVLGWSSFMKGAPLSPVMINALVSTPASSLAELEKVFEIAVRGSDDEKISAATILCGASLIRGWNIQEHIVHFITRLLSPPVPADYSGSDSHLIAYAPMLNILLVGIASVDCVQIFSLHGLVPHLAGSLMPICEVFGSCVPNVSWTLTTGEEINAHAIFSNAFTLLLKLWRFNHPPLEHGVGDVPPVGSQLTPEYLLLVRNSHLVSSGTIHNRNKTRFSGVASSSSEQPIFLDSFPKLKVWYRQHQACIASTLSGLVHGTPVHQIVDGLLNMMFRKINRGSQSLSSVTSGSSSSSGPGSDDPLRPKLPAWDILEVVPFVVDAALTACAHGRLSPRELATGLKDLADFLPASLATIISYFSAEVTRGVWNPVFMNGTDWPSPAANLSNVEEQIRKILAATGVDVPSLAAGGNSPATLPLPLAAFASLTITYKIDRASQRFLNLAGPALEALAADCPWPCMPIVASLWTQKAKRWSDFLVFSASRTVFLHNSDAVVQLLKSCFTATLGLKTTPISSNGGVGALLGHGFGSHFCGGISPVAPGILYLRAYRSIRDVVFMAEEIVSLLMHFVREIASSQLSGERSEKLKKAKNEMKYGQISLGAALARVKLIASLAASLVWLSGGLGLVQSLIKETLPSWFISVHRSEQEEGSGGMVAMLGGYALAYFTVLCGAFVWGVDSSSSASKRRPKILGSHMEFLASALDGNISLGCDCATWRAYVSGFVSLMVGCTPTWVLEVDVNVLKRLSKGLRQWNEEELALALLGIGGVGTMAAAAELIIETEI
- the LOC117914555 gene encoding mediator of RNA polymerase II transcription subunit 33A isoform X3 is translated as MKFIDSVLHLSLAFGLQASEPGILVVEFIFSMVLMLLDASLDDEGLIELTPEKKSKWANDMEIDSHDDYDEKRTDLHERLQKINTVMAIDLIGQFLQNKATSKILYLARRNMPTHWVVFLQRIQLLGANSSALRNSKVITPEALLHLTSDTCIVLSRKCKSSSLQKFHAVMAFGSLASSAGLCHGASRSALWLPLDLVLEDAMDGSLVSATSAIETITGLIKVLQAINGTTWHDTFLGLWIAALRLVQRERDPIEGPMPRLDTRLCLLLSITTLVVADLIEEEESAPSDETECHPTNHWKEKHVPGKCRKDLVSSLQMLGDYEGLLTPPQSVISAANQAAAKAMMLVSGINVGSAYFEFISMKDMPINCSGNMRHLIVEACIARNLLDTSAYFWPGYVNGRINQIPHSIPPQVLGWSSFMKGAPLSPVMINALVSTPASSLAELEKVFEIAVRGSDDEKISAATILCGASLIRGWNIQSACLQEHIVHFITRLLSPPVPADYSGSDSHLIAYAPMLNILLVGIASVDCVQIFSLHGLVPHLAGSLMPICEVFGSCVPNVSWTLTTGEEINAHAIFSNAFTLLLKLWRFNHPPLEHGVGDVPPVGSQLTPEYLLLVRNSHLVSSGTIHNRNKTRFSGVASSSSEQPIFLDSFPKLKVWYRQHQACIASTLSGLVHGTPVHQIVDGLLNMMFRKINRGSQSLSSVTSGSSSSSGPGSDDPLRPKLPAWDILEVVPFVVDAALTACAHGRLSPRELATGLKDLADFLPASLATIISYFSAEVTRGVWNPVFMNGTDWPSPAANLSNVEEQIRKILAATGVDVPSLAAGGNSPATLPLPLAAFASLTITYKIDRASQRFLNLAGPALEALAADCPWPCMPIVASLWTQKAKRWSDFLVFSASRTVFLHNSDAVVQLLKSCFTATLGLKTTPISSNGGVGALLGHGFGSHFCGGISPVAPGILYLRAYRSIRDVVFMAEEIVSLLMHFVREIASSQLSGERSEKLKKAKNEMKYGQISLGAALARVKLIASLAASLVWLSGGLGLVQSLIKETLPSWFISVHRSEQEEGSGGMVAMLGGYALAYFTVLCGAFVWGVDSSSSASKRRPKILGSHMEFLASALDGNISLGCDCATWRAYVSGFVSLMVGCTPTWVLEVDVNVLKRLSKGLRQWNEEELALALLGIGGVGTMAAAAELIIETEI
- the LOC117914555 gene encoding mediator of RNA polymerase II transcription subunit 33A isoform X1; translation: MAVSVHTSIWDNILEHTNVAQEKGSDPLLWAVQLLSSLSSAGVSLPSVEVANLLVSHICWGNNVPIAWKFLEKALMIKIVPPMPVLALLSTRVIPSRHSRPTAYRLYLELIKRHAFTLKSLIDGPNYQKDMKFIDSVLHLSLAFGLQASEPGILVVEFIFSMVLMLLDASLDDEGLIELTPEKKSKWANDMEIDSHDDYDEKRTDLHERLQKINTVMAIDLIGQFLQNKATSKILYLARRNMPTHWVVFLQRIQLLGANSSALRNSKVITPEALLHLTSDTCIVLSRKCKSSSLQKFHAVMAFGSLASSAGLCHGASRSALWLPLDLVLEDAMDGSLVSATSAIETITGLIKVLQAINGTTWHDTFLGLWIAALRLVQRERDPIEGPMPRLDTRLCLLLSITTLVVADLIEEEESAPSDETECHPTNHWKEKHVPGKCRKDLVSSLQMLGDYEGLLTPPQSVISAANQAAAKAMMLVSGINVGSAYFEFISMKDMPINCSGNMRHLIVEACIARNLLDTSAYFWPGYVNGRINQIPHSIPPQVLGWSSFMKGAPLSPVMINALVSTPASSLAELEKVFEIAVRGSDDEKISAATILCGASLIRGWNIQSACLQEHIVHFITRLLSPPVPADYSGSDSHLIAYAPMLNILLVGIASVDCVQIFSLHGLVPHLAGSLMPICEVFGSCVPNVSWTLTTGEEINAHAIFSNAFTLLLKLWRFNHPPLEHGVGDVPPVGSQLTPEYLLLVRNSHLVSSGTIHNRNKTRFSGVASSSSEQPIFLDSFPKLKVWYRQHQACIASTLSGLVHGTPVHQIVDGLLNMMFRKINRGSQSLSSVTSGSSSSSGPGSDDPLRPKLPAWDILEVVPFVVDAALTACAHGRLSPRELATGLKDLADFLPASLATIISYFSAEVTRGVWNPVFMNGTDWPSPAANLSNVEEQIRKILAATGVDVPSLAAGGNSPATLPLPLAAFASLTITYKIDRASQRFLNLAGPALEALAADCPWPCMPIVASLWTQKAKRWSDFLVFSASRTVFLHNSDAVVQLLKSCFTATLGLKTTPISSNGGVGALLGHGFGSHFCGGISPVAPGILYLRAYRSIRDVVFMAEEIVSLLMHFVREIASSQLSGERSEKLKKAKNEMKYGQISLGAALARVKLIASLAASLVWLSGGLGLVQSLIKETLPSWFISVHRSEQEEGSGGMVAMLGGYALAYFTVLCGAFVWGVDSSSSASKRRPKILGSHMEFLASALDGNISLGCDCATWRAYVSGFVSLMVGCTPTWVLEVDVNVLKRLSKGLRQWNEEELALALLGIGGVGTMAAAAELIIETEI